Proteins from one Candidatus Omnitrophota bacterium genomic window:
- the rplF gene encoding 50S ribosomal protein L6, with protein MSRIGKKPVAILGGVKVVVSANTINIEGPKGKLSYVFNPAFKVEVKDNTVVVTRPSDSKQNKATHGLIRSLVNNMILGVVNGYKKDLEITGVGFKAAVQGKILNIQLSYSHPINYNIPEGITIETPKPNLITVKGIDKAKVGEAAAEIRDFYRPEPYKGKGIKYVGEHVRRKAGKAVAGAGAGGA; from the coding sequence ATGTCACGTATTGGTAAAAAGCCGGTTGCTATACTTGGAGGCGTTAAGGTCGTTGTAAGCGCCAACACGATAAATATTGAAGGGCCGAAAGGGAAACTCAGTTATGTTTTTAATCCGGCATTCAAGGTTGAGGTTAAGGACAATACCGTTGTCGTAACAAGACCTTCGGATTCAAAGCAGAATAAGGCGACGCATGGACTTATTCGCAGTCTCGTCAATAATATGATCTTAGGTGTTGTTAATGGATACAAGAAGGATCTCGAGATAACGGGTGTTGGTTTCAAAGCGGCTGTCCAGGGCAAAATCCTGAACATCCAGCTCAGTTATTCGCATCCGATAAATTACAACATACCCGAAGGCATCACAATCGAGACACCGAAGCCGAATCTCATTACCGTGAAAGGTATCGATAAGGCGAAGGTCGGGGAAGCGGCGGCGGAGATAAGGGATTTCTACAGGCCGGAACCCTATAAGGGCAAAGGTATAAAATATGTCGGAGAACACGTCAGGCGGAAAGCCGGTAAAGCGGTTGCCGGTGCCGGCGCGGGCGGAGCGTAA